Proteins found in one Nitrospirae bacterium CG2_30_53_67 genomic segment:
- a CDS encoding penicillin-binding protein 2, translating into MILNINDQALTPYQSRVKILSIVLAVFFVVLISRAWYLQIMKGGYFKERSERQRIRVERVVSPRGEFVDRNGVLLGDTKPGFDLTITLEDVRDLDQTLARLSQLLGIPASDFYHTIRTARENGVRVFQPIRLLSNADWETVALIEVNHLDLAGVSIIPEPFRNYRDGDLFAHLFGYIGEINPAELMSGAYRNYRIGDVIGKAGLEKSLESYLKGRDGVHQIEVNSVGRVIEEISYRPPESGNRAVLTMDYDLQKALEDAFGDYAGAGVVINPNNGEVLAMISRPAYDPNLFPGGIAKEYWRQLILDPKHPLTNKAISGQYPPGSVFKIVMSIAALEEHKVTPNETLYCRGYTFFGGRAYRCWRKQGHGAVYLHRAIVESCDVYFYEMGQRLGIDRIAYYAKGLGLGNLTGIGMDGEKPGLIPTREWKKKATGEPWYPGENLSAAIGQGYVLVTPFQLADLIGAVANGGTVYRPQLVKRIENYKGETLKAFSPQVLSQIHISPETLNLVRDALEDVVSEPQGTGGKARINGIRIAGKTGTAQVIRMNQQGEKMSKELAEKYQDHAWFVACGPMEKPEIAVAVIMEHGGHGGSAAAPIVRKVMEAYFKKTGRMVEPPPELRPASLPSDMHLSQA; encoded by the coding sequence ATGATATTGAACATCAATGACCAGGCATTGACCCCGTACCAGAGCCGAGTCAAGATCCTCTCCATAGTTCTGGCCGTTTTCTTTGTGGTTCTGATCTCAAGGGCCTGGTATCTCCAGATCATGAAAGGGGGCTACTTCAAGGAGCGCTCTGAGAGGCAGCGGATCCGGGTTGAGCGTGTGGTCTCACCGAGGGGAGAATTCGTCGACCGGAACGGCGTCCTGCTGGGAGACACCAAACCGGGATTCGATCTGACCATCACGCTGGAAGACGTCCGGGATCTGGATCAAACCCTGGCTCGCCTTTCCCAGCTTCTCGGGATCCCTGCCTCCGATTTCTACCATACCATACGGACCGCCCGGGAGAACGGGGTCCGGGTGTTTCAACCGATCCGGCTCCTTTCCAATGCGGACTGGGAGACCGTGGCCCTGATCGAGGTCAACCATCTGGACCTTGCCGGGGTCTCCATTATACCGGAACCCTTCAGGAACTACCGGGACGGCGATCTTTTTGCGCATCTCTTCGGGTATATCGGAGAGATCAATCCCGCAGAATTAATGAGCGGCGCCTACAGGAATTACAGGATCGGAGATGTGATCGGGAAGGCAGGACTCGAAAAGAGCCTGGAATCCTATCTCAAGGGGAGGGATGGTGTACATCAGATCGAGGTCAACTCCGTGGGGAGGGTCATCGAAGAGATCTCTTACCGGCCGCCTGAGTCCGGGAATCGGGCTGTTCTGACCATGGATTACGATCTCCAGAAGGCGCTTGAGGATGCCTTCGGGGACTATGCAGGCGCCGGGGTGGTCATCAATCCTAACAACGGCGAGGTGCTCGCCATGATCAGCCGGCCGGCCTATGACCCCAACCTCTTTCCAGGAGGGATCGCCAAAGAGTATTGGAGACAGCTCATTTTGGATCCAAAACACCCGCTTACCAACAAGGCCATCTCTGGACAATATCCTCCGGGCTCGGTATTCAAGATCGTCATGTCCATCGCCGCGCTCGAAGAACACAAGGTCACGCCGAACGAAACCCTCTATTGCCGAGGGTACACCTTTTTCGGCGGAAGGGCTTACCGCTGCTGGAGAAAACAGGGGCACGGCGCCGTTTATCTGCACCGCGCCATCGTGGAGTCCTGCGATGTCTATTTTTATGAGATGGGCCAGAGGCTGGGGATTGACAGGATCGCGTATTACGCCAAAGGTCTGGGTCTTGGGAATCTCACCGGGATCGGCATGGATGGAGAGAAGCCGGGCCTGATCCCGACCCGGGAGTGGAAAAAGAAGGCCACCGGGGAACCCTGGTACCCGGGTGAAAATCTGAGCGCCGCCATCGGCCAGGGATATGTCCTCGTTACGCCGTTCCAGCTCGCCGATCTGATCGGCGCCGTGGCCAACGGCGGGACCGTCTACCGGCCCCAATTGGTCAAGCGTATAGAAAACTACAAGGGGGAGACGTTGAAGGCATTTTCTCCTCAGGTTCTCTCCCAAATTCATATTTCGCCTGAGACCCTGAATCTTGTCCGGGATGCCTTGGAAGACGTGGTCTCGGAGCCTCAAGGGACAGGGGGCAAGGCGCGGATCAACGGCATCAGGATTGCCGGCAAAACCGGCACGGCCCAGGTCATCCGGATGAATCAGCAGGGTGAAAAAATGAGCAAAGAGCTTGCGGAAAAGTACCAGGACCATGCCTGGTTTGTTGCGTGCGGGCCCATGGAAAAGCCTGAAATCGCCGTTGCCGTCATTATGGAACACGGCGGCCATGGAGGGTCTGCCGCGGCCCCCATCGTCAGGAAGGTCATGGAGGCCTATTTCAAAAAGACCGGGCGGATGGTGGAACCCCCGCCGGAATTAAGGCCTGCATCCCTGCCGTCCGATATGCATCTTTCACAGGCTG
- a CDS encoding rod shape-determining protein MreD, which yields MKFLLTLFLMTLSVPVQTHILSFLPFSFPLDLVLIVTYYFGYFHGKVKGMTVGAYLGILTDVLSGEHLGVQMFLKALIGYFSAVFGLGIFSRNVMIHFVLLVVFSLMNGFLNLFLIYLFVGDIPLQGALRGMVLPSTLWNALVGSLCLFLVQKRAWIRQQEGSSDKG from the coding sequence ATGAAATTTCTGCTGACTCTTTTTCTGATGACATTATCGGTTCCGGTTCAGACGCATATTTTAAGCTTTCTCCCGTTTTCGTTCCCGCTCGATCTCGTCCTGATCGTGACCTATTATTTCGGGTATTTCCACGGGAAGGTCAAAGGGATGACTGTGGGCGCATACCTGGGGATCCTCACCGATGTCCTCTCCGGGGAACATCTGGGTGTCCAAATGTTTCTAAAGGCGCTCATCGGGTATTTTTCAGCCGTATTCGGTTTGGGGATTTTCTCCAGAAATGTGATGATCCATTTTGTCTTGCTCGTGGTTTTTTCCTTGATGAACGGGTTCCTGAATCTTTTTCTGATCTATCTCTTTGTCGGAGACATCCCCTTGCAGGGCGCCCTGCGCGGGATGGTTCTCCCCTCTACGCTGTGGAATGCCCTTGTAGGATCCCTCTGCCTCTTCCTGGTCCAGAAAAGGGCATGGATCAGACAGCAAGAGGGCTCTTCCGACAAGGGCTGA